One genomic window of Acidimicrobiales bacterium includes the following:
- a CDS encoding TlpA disulfide reductase family protein, with product MTLGVLYGLNLLLPPKLPPDRVKDVGPAPSFTLPSVYANGAPVDLSALKGRPVVVNFWGSWCGPCKDELPVLASAARAAGNRVRFVGVDSGDTRTGAQAMLRLYRVPYPSGFDPQDSVAGRYVVNDTPTTVFINSSGHRVGTVLGALTAPRLAWWLDHVH from the coding sequence GTGACGCTGGGGGTCCTGTACGGGCTGAACCTGCTACTGCCTCCGAAGCTTCCGCCCGACAGGGTCAAAGACGTCGGTCCCGCCCCGTCCTTCACCCTTCCGTCGGTGTACGCCAACGGGGCCCCGGTGGACCTGTCGGCGCTGAAGGGCCGGCCGGTGGTCGTGAACTTCTGGGGTTCGTGGTGCGGGCCGTGCAAGGACGAGCTGCCGGTCCTGGCCTCGGCCGCTCGCGCTGCGGGCAACCGGGTCCGGTTCGTCGGCGTCGATTCCGGGGACACCCGCACGGGTGCCCAGGCCATGCTCCGCCTCTACCGCGTCCCGTACCCGTCGGGATTCGACCCTCAGGACTCGGTGGCCGGCCGCTACGTGGTGAACGACACCCCGACGACGGTGTTCATCAACTCGAGCGGCCACCGCGTCGGTACGGTCCTCGGTGCTCTCACCGCGCCCCGCCTGGCCTGGTGGCTCGACCACGTTCATTGA
- a CDS encoding DUF6112 family protein: MAVHGAASSVMASASTILSGDWKPHPTLPGTSELQRLAQGLEWIGIAVALIGLLVGAAMWVVGSHSQNFHQSVSGRRAVVTSALAALLIGAGPSLIRLFFDQGQSLH, translated from the coding sequence ATGGCCGTGCACGGAGCGGCGTCGAGCGTGATGGCGTCGGCGTCGACGATCCTGAGCGGGGACTGGAAGCCGCATCCGACGCTGCCGGGGACCAGCGAGCTCCAGCGCCTGGCCCAGGGGCTGGAGTGGATCGGGATCGCGGTGGCGCTGATCGGCCTCCTGGTCGGGGCGGCCATGTGGGTGGTGGGGTCGCACTCGCAGAACTTCCACCAGTCGGTGTCGGGCCGGCGGGCGGTGGTGACCTCGGCGTTGGCCGCCCTGCTGATCGGCGCCGGTCCCTCCCTGATCCGGCTGTTCTTCGACCAGGGCCAGTCCCTTCATTGA
- a CDS encoding alpha/beta hydrolase — METHRVPVDGPVSLAVDLWPGGSGGPAFVLVHGLASNSRLWWRTATRLHQLGHACASVDQRGHGRSDKPDGGYTLDRACADLSEVVSFLGRDVPGFGGPLVAAGQSWGGNVVLELGWRQPDMLAGVVGVDGGTLELSHRFESWDECARALAPPRLAGTPLADIEALLRRAHPHWPESGIGATLGNFEVRADGTVAPWLTFERHMLLLRALWEHHPTSRYPEIKVPVLLVPADGGGADDFSAEKQRSVEEAVAAIPVAAARWFSPADHDIHAQFPDELADMLHAEATGGLLA, encoded by the coding sequence ATGGAGACGCACCGGGTGCCGGTCGACGGCCCCGTCTCGTTGGCCGTGGACCTCTGGCCGGGCGGGAGCGGGGGGCCGGCGTTCGTGCTGGTCCACGGCCTGGCGTCGAACTCCCGGCTGTGGTGGAGGACGGCGACGCGGCTCCACCAACTCGGCCACGCCTGCGCCTCTGTCGATCAGCGCGGCCACGGGCGGTCCGACAAGCCCGACGGCGGCTACACCCTGGACCGGGCCTGTGCCGACCTGTCCGAGGTCGTCTCGTTCCTGGGCCGGGATGTCCCGGGCTTCGGGGGACCGCTCGTGGCGGCCGGCCAGTCATGGGGCGGCAACGTCGTGCTGGAGCTCGGGTGGCGTCAGCCGGACATGCTGGCCGGCGTGGTGGGGGTCGACGGAGGGACCCTCGAGCTGTCCCACCGCTTCGAGAGCTGGGACGAGTGCGCCCGGGCCCTGGCCCCACCCCGCCTGGCGGGCACCCCTCTGGCCGACATCGAGGCGCTGCTCCGCCGGGCCCACCCCCACTGGCCCGAGTCCGGCATCGGGGCCACGCTCGGCAACTTCGAGGTCCGTGCCGACGGCACCGTGGCGCCCTGGCTCACCTTCGAGCGCCACATGCTCCTCCTCCGGGCCCTGTGGGAGCACCACCCCACGAGCCGCTACCCGGAGATCAAGGTGCCGGTGCTGCTCGTGCCGGCGGACGGGGGCGGCGCCGACGACTTCTCGGCCGAGAAGCAGAGGTCGGTCGAGGAGGCGGTGGCGGCCATCCCCGTCGCCGCCGCCCGCTGGTTCAGCCCCGCCGACCACGACATCCACGCCCAGTTCCCCGATGAGCTGGCCGACATGCTCCACGCCGAGGCGACGGGGGGCCTGCTGGCGTGA
- the serS gene encoding serine--tRNA ligase encodes MIDLHRVRADPEAVKAALARRGVSAAEVDRLVGLDRRDRELKGARDQVRARVKELSREVGRARRAGEDAAAEEAMAESRGLGKREGELDGQIDELSVELRDALLGIPNTPSPDAPDGESPEDNPVLRWWSPAGVRIGEDGAPDFAAHQRVPHWDVGTELGILDLERGAKLSGSMFPLYRGAGAALIRALTGLALDHHTPTFEEIRPPTLVRTDTMVSTGHLPKFADDAYHLERDDLWAIPTAEVPLTSLARDEILGEAELPVLLTAATPCYRREAGSAGRDTRGLLRVHEFDKVEILAYCTPDQAPAIHADLLERAEQLLQALELTYRVVDLCTGDLGQSSARTFDLEAYAPGVGAWLEVSSVSWFSDYQARRANVRYRPASGGGTAFVHTLNGSALAWPRVWAALVETHRQEDGTVSVPGPLRPYLGGREVIGPRG; translated from the coding sequence ATGATCGACCTCCACCGCGTGCGCGCCGATCCCGAGGCCGTGAAGGCGGCGCTGGCCCGGCGCGGGGTATCGGCCGCCGAGGTCGATCGGCTCGTCGGTCTCGACCGCCGGGACCGGGAGCTGAAGGGGGCCCGGGACCAGGTCCGGGCCCGGGTCAAGGAGCTGTCACGCGAGGTGGGCCGGGCCCGGCGCGCCGGCGAGGACGCCGCCGCCGAGGAGGCCATGGCCGAGAGCCGCGGCCTCGGCAAGCGCGAGGGGGAGCTCGACGGTCAGATCGACGAGCTGTCCGTCGAGCTGCGCGACGCGCTGCTGGGGATACCGAACACTCCGTCTCCGGATGCGCCCGACGGAGAGTCTCCGGAGGACAACCCGGTGCTGCGGTGGTGGTCCCCCGCCGGCGTGCGCATCGGTGAGGACGGGGCGCCCGACTTCGCCGCCCACCAGCGGGTGCCGCACTGGGACGTCGGCACCGAGCTCGGGATCCTGGACCTGGAACGGGGCGCCAAGCTCTCCGGCTCGATGTTCCCGCTGTACCGGGGCGCGGGCGCGGCGCTGATACGCGCTCTCACCGGCCTGGCTCTCGACCACCACACGCCCACCTTCGAGGAGATCCGCCCGCCGACGCTCGTGCGCACCGACACGATGGTCTCGACCGGCCACCTTCCGAAGTTCGCCGACGACGCCTACCACCTCGAGCGCGACGACCTCTGGGCCATCCCCACGGCTGAGGTGCCGCTGACGTCACTGGCCCGCGACGAGATCCTGGGTGAGGCGGAGCTACCGGTCCTGCTCACCGCCGCCACCCCGTGTTACCGCAGGGAGGCGGGCTCCGCCGGTCGGGACACCCGTGGTCTGCTGCGCGTGCACGAGTTCGACAAGGTCGAGATCCTCGCCTACTGCACGCCGGACCAGGCCCCGGCCATCCACGCCGACCTGCTGGAGCGGGCCGAGCAGCTGCTGCAGGCCCTCGAGCTGACCTACCGCGTCGTCGACCTGTGCACCGGGGACCTCGGCCAGTCCTCGGCGCGCACCTTCGACCTGGAGGCGTACGCCCCGGGCGTGGGGGCATGGCTGGAGGTGTCGTCGGTCTCGTGGTTCAGCGACTACCAGGCCCGCCGGGCCAACGTCCGCTACCGCCCCGCATCGGGTGGGGGCACGGCGTTCGTCCACACGCTCAACGGATCGGCGCTGGCGTGGCCGCGGGTGTGGGCGGCACTGGTCGAGACCCACCGCCAGGAGGACGGCACGGTGTCGGTTCCCGGCCCCCTTCGCCCCTACCTCGGCGGCCGGGAGGTCATCGGCCCGAGGGGCTGA
- a CDS encoding lytic transglycosylase domain-containing protein, whose product MIGKALLGTVAAAPVAAVVLVGSLLGATGGVAGGGAAAGVPAAGPETGADIPPEMLGLYRAAAVTCPGLAWEVLAGIGRVETDHGRDVAVSSAGAEGPMQFMPATWAEYGVDADGTGTADINDPADAVFGAARMLCADGAGSAAGVPGAVFAYNHSVAYVSAVLRWAATYTSVYGPN is encoded by the coding sequence ATGATCGGCAAGGCCCTGCTGGGGACGGTGGCGGCGGCCCCGGTGGCGGCGGTGGTGCTCGTCGGGTCCCTGCTCGGTGCCACCGGAGGTGTCGCCGGGGGCGGGGCCGCCGCCGGTGTCCCCGCCGCCGGGCCGGAAACCGGCGCCGACATTCCCCCGGAGATGCTGGGCCTCTACCGGGCGGCAGCCGTCACCTGCCCGGGGCTGGCGTGGGAGGTGCTGGCGGGCATCGGCCGGGTCGAGACCGACCACGGCCGGGACGTGGCGGTGTCGTCCGCCGGCGCCGAGGGGCCGATGCAGTTCATGCCCGCCACGTGGGCGGAATACGGCGTCGACGCCGACGGGACGGGTACCGCCGACATCAACGACCCGGCCGACGCCGTGTTCGGCGCGGCGCGCATGTTGTGCGCCGACGGCGCGGGAAGCGCGGCGGGTGTCCCGGGGGCGGTGTTCGCGTACAACCACTCGGTCGCGTACGTGTCCGCTGTGCTCCGCTGGGCGGCCACCTACACGTCGGTGTACGGGCCGAATTGA
- the clpS gene encoding ATP-dependent Clp protease adapter ClpS → MPTPTAPSPTRVDQPISREDVRPDRPWLVIVWNDPINLMSYVTYVFQKLFGYSHDKATHLMLQVHHDGKAVVSSGTRERAEMDVFRLHKHGLWATMEQSD, encoded by the coding sequence GTGCCGACGCCCACCGCGCCCTCCCCCACCCGGGTCGACCAGCCGATCAGCCGGGAGGACGTCCGTCCCGACCGGCCGTGGCTGGTGATCGTGTGGAACGACCCGATCAACCTGATGTCGTACGTCACCTACGTGTTCCAGAAGTTGTTCGGATACAGCCACGACAAGGCCACCCACCTCATGTTGCAGGTGCACCACGACGGCAAGGCGGTGGTGTCGAGCGGGACCCGCGAGCGGGCCGAGATGGACGTCTTCCGCCTCCACAAGCACGGCCTGTGGGCAACCATGGAGCAGAGCGACTAG
- a CDS encoding ABC transporter ATP-binding protein yields MAAIEAIDLVVRYGGTVAVDGLSLSAEPGEVVALLGPNGAGKTSTVESLEGYRRPAGGRVRVLGLDPRADHARLVPRIGVMLQRGGVYPAMTARHVLALFAAFYPDPEDPDELITRVGLGGVDRTAWRRLSGGEQQRLSLALALVGRPEVAFLDEPTAGVDPAGRLAIREVIRELGAAGRCVLLTTHDLEEAERVAHRVVIVAGGKVVGEGTPAELMASGSRHIRFGAPAGLDRAGLASVMGAPVVEERPGEYRVDAPAEPAAVARLTAWLAEHDLPLADLRAGRHTLEDVFLQLTSASSVAEAERTGRRRR; encoded by the coding sequence GTGGCGGCCATCGAAGCAATTGACCTGGTCGTCCGCTACGGCGGCACCGTCGCCGTCGACGGCCTTTCCCTCTCGGCCGAGCCGGGCGAGGTCGTGGCCCTGCTCGGCCCCAACGGGGCGGGCAAGACGTCCACCGTGGAGAGCCTCGAGGGCTACCGTCGGCCGGCCGGCGGGCGGGTGCGCGTTCTCGGCCTCGATCCCCGCGCCGACCACGCCCGTCTCGTCCCGCGCATCGGGGTGATGCTCCAGCGCGGCGGTGTGTACCCGGCCATGACGGCGCGTCACGTGCTGGCGCTGTTCGCCGCCTTCTACCCCGACCCCGAGGACCCGGACGAGCTGATCACCCGGGTCGGGCTGGGTGGCGTCGACCGGACGGCGTGGCGGCGTCTCTCGGGTGGGGAGCAGCAGCGGCTCTCGCTGGCGCTGGCCCTCGTGGGCCGGCCCGAGGTGGCCTTCCTCGACGAGCCGACCGCCGGCGTCGACCCCGCCGGCCGGCTGGCGATCCGCGAGGTGATACGGGAGCTCGGCGCCGCCGGCCGCTGCGTCCTGCTCACGACCCACGACCTCGAGGAGGCGGAGCGGGTGGCGCACCGGGTCGTCATCGTGGCGGGGGGAAAGGTGGTGGGGGAGGGAACGCCGGCCGAGCTGATGGCATCCGGCTCGCGGCACATCCGCTTCGGCGCCCCCGCCGGCCTCGACCGGGCTGGCCTGGCCTCCGTGATGGGCGCCCCCGTCGTCGAGGAGCGACCGGGCGAGTACCGCGTCGACGCCCCCGCCGAGCCGGCAGCGGTCGCCCGTCTCACCGCCTGGCTGGCCGAGCACGACCTTCCTCTGGCGGACCTGCGCGCCGGCCGCCACACCCTGGAGGACGTCTTCCTGCAGCTCACGTCGGCGTCGAGCGTGGCCGAGGCGGAGCGGACGGGGAGGAGGCGGCGGTGA
- a CDS encoding ATP-binding protein encodes MHLPNGHDLPYVAGIAAACLALVLVAAGWLRSRRNLRRRLTALALRLADDPHGVGSRLEGLLAYVERAVDAAMADSHDSAAGAARLAGALDAVPTAVVVCDEDGRAAYRNRAADALAAGRQGDAIVRGALDQQLALPGGEERTVELLGPPACTVSLRSAAIDDGRRVVGTVVIAEDVTARRRADRLQDEFIANAGHELRAPVGALAVLAEMLAEEGSREVVRRLAGRLLTEAARANRVVDDLITLGRLGSVGSEREEPVAIGAVLADAVDRVGPLAEARGVPIEVAAGPTDATVRGDPRQLGAAVFNLVENAVKYSPAGRPVRVAARDDAGHVEVVVSDEGIGIPAEDVERVFERFYRVGARAPDGAGEDPGGSGLGLSITRLVAEDHGGEVLVESVEGQGSTFVLRLPRSHQPVEQRCRIASTT; translated from the coding sequence GTGCACCTTCCCAACGGGCACGACCTGCCCTACGTGGCGGGAATCGCTGCCGCGTGCCTCGCGCTCGTGCTGGTCGCGGCCGGTTGGCTGCGCAGCCGGCGGAACCTGCGCCGGCGCCTGACCGCACTGGCCCTCCGGCTGGCCGACGACCCCCACGGCGTCGGGTCGCGCCTCGAGGGCCTGCTCGCGTACGTCGAGCGCGCCGTCGACGCCGCCATGGCGGACAGCCACGACTCCGCCGCCGGTGCCGCCCGCCTGGCCGGGGCGCTCGACGCCGTCCCGACGGCCGTCGTGGTGTGTGACGAGGACGGCCGGGCCGCCTACCGGAACCGGGCCGCCGACGCCCTGGCCGCGGGTCGTCAGGGCGACGCCATCGTCCGCGGGGCGCTGGACCAGCAGCTCGCCCTGCCCGGGGGCGAGGAGCGGACCGTCGAGCTGCTGGGACCGCCGGCCTGCACCGTGTCTCTGCGGAGCGCGGCCATCGACGACGGGCGCCGGGTGGTGGGCACGGTCGTGATCGCCGAGGACGTCACCGCCCGCCGGCGGGCCGACCGGCTGCAGGATGAGTTCATCGCCAACGCCGGCCACGAGCTGCGGGCGCCGGTCGGCGCCCTGGCCGTGCTGGCCGAGATGCTGGCCGAGGAGGGCTCGCGCGAAGTCGTCCGCCGGCTGGCGGGGCGGCTACTCACCGAGGCGGCAAGGGCCAACCGGGTGGTGGACGACCTGATCACCCTCGGGCGGCTGGGCTCGGTCGGCTCCGAGCGCGAGGAGCCGGTCGCCATCGGCGCCGTGCTGGCCGACGCCGTGGACCGGGTGGGACCACTGGCCGAGGCCCGGGGCGTCCCCATCGAGGTGGCCGCCGGCCCGACCGACGCCACAGTGCGGGGAGACCCCCGACAGCTCGGGGCGGCGGTGTTCAACCTCGTCGAGAACGCCGTGAAGTACTCGCCTGCGGGCCGACCGGTGCGGGTCGCGGCGCGGGATGATGCCGGCCACGTGGAGGTGGTCGTGAGCGACGAGGGCATCGGCATCCCGGCCGAGGACGTCGAGCGCGTCTTCGAGCGGTTCTACCGGGTCGGAGCCCGGGCGCCCGACGGGGCAGGCGAGGATCCCGGCGGATCCGGACTGGGGCTCTCGATCACCCGGTTGGTGGCGGAGGACCACGGTGGGGAGGTGCTGGTCGAGTCCGTCGAGGGGCAAGGGTCGACCTTCGTCCTGCGCCTGCCGCGCTCCCACCAGCCGGTGGAGCAGCGGTGCCGGATCGCGTCGACGACCTGA
- a CDS encoding ABC transporter permease, producing MTLRRGDSLLLALGIPVLLLVFFSLVDVLPTGTRHPVDFLAPGILSLAVMSTAMVSLGIATGFERSYGVLKRLGTTPLGRPALLAAKTTAVLAVEVLQAAVLVPVAVGLGWRPGGHAGLAVAAAVLGTVAFSGIGMLMAGTLRAEATLAGANGLYLVLLLLGGMVVPLAKLPGGLRAISRALPAAALSGAMSAGLGPGRVPAHDWIVLAAWAVAAPAAAALTFRWE from the coding sequence ATGACCCTACGCAGGGGAGACTCGCTGCTGCTGGCCCTCGGCATCCCGGTGCTGCTGCTGGTGTTCTTCTCGCTCGTCGACGTCCTGCCGACGGGAACACGGCACCCGGTCGACTTCCTGGCGCCGGGGATCCTGTCGCTGGCCGTGATGTCCACCGCCATGGTCTCGCTCGGCATCGCCACCGGGTTCGAGCGGAGCTACGGCGTGCTCAAGCGGCTGGGCACCACCCCGCTCGGGCGCCCGGCGCTGCTGGCGGCCAAGACGACGGCGGTGTTGGCGGTAGAGGTGCTGCAGGCCGCCGTCCTCGTGCCCGTGGCCGTGGGCCTGGGGTGGCGACCCGGGGGCCACGCGGGTCTGGCGGTCGCTGCGGCGGTGCTCGGCACCGTGGCCTTCTCCGGGATCGGCATGCTCATGGCCGGGACCCTGCGCGCCGAGGCGACGCTTGCCGGGGCCAACGGCCTGTACCTCGTGCTGCTGCTGCTCGGGGGGATGGTCGTGCCTCTGGCCAAGCTGCCCGGCGGCCTCCGCGCCATATCGCGCGCCCTTCCGGCCGCCGCGCTGTCAGGCGCGATGTCCGCCGGCCTGGGGCCGGGTCGGGTCCCCGCTCACGACTGGATCGTGCTGGCGGCGTGGGCCGTGGCCGCCCCCGCCGCTGCCGCCCTCACCTTCCGCTGGGAGTGA
- a CDS encoding DUF2017 family protein, producing the protein MVRLGRRIRRNRRGEFELRLPSEEREMLRSLPGQLLSLLGGGSDDPDLHRLFPPAYARDRDAEAEYRDLVGSDLLDSHQEALRVMAATLDLPRLDEEQMAAWLTGLNELRLVLGTRLDVDEDQHPVDPSDPAAPAMALYGYLTWLQQQAVEALSEAL; encoded by the coding sequence GTGGTGAGACTGGGTCGCCGCATCCGTCGCAACCGTCGTGGGGAGTTCGAGCTGCGGCTGCCCTCGGAGGAGCGGGAGATGCTGCGCTCGCTGCCCGGACAGCTGCTGAGCCTGCTCGGGGGCGGCTCCGACGACCCCGACCTCCACCGGCTCTTTCCGCCTGCCTACGCCCGGGACCGCGACGCCGAGGCGGAGTACCGCGATCTGGTCGGCTCCGACCTGCTCGACAGTCACCAGGAAGCGTTGCGGGTGATGGCGGCCACGCTCGATCTGCCCCGCCTCGACGAGGAGCAGATGGCCGCCTGGCTGACCGGCCTCAACGAGCTGCGCCTCGTGCTGGGCACCCGGCTCGACGTGGACGAGGACCAGCATCCCGTCGACCCCTCTGATCCGGCCGCTCCCGCCATGGCCCTGTACGGCTACCTCACCTGGCTGCAACAGCAGGCGGTGGAGGCGCTGTCCGAGGCGCTGTGA
- a CDS encoding Fur family transcriptional regulator, which translates to MPDRVDDLITELRARGGRVTGARRGVLAALVSAHGHLTAEDLAAQVQAAQPDVHLSTIYRSLDALEQLGLVDHVHLGHGRAVYHLTDDPHQHLVCEECGVVIEVPDSTFGELSEELMSEYGFALRPNHFAVLGRCAACGPSGSGGLSPSGR; encoded by the coding sequence GTGCCGGATCGCGTCGACGACCTGATAACCGAGCTGCGCGCCCGGGGCGGGCGGGTCACCGGCGCCCGGCGGGGAGTCCTGGCCGCCCTGGTGTCGGCCCACGGGCACCTGACCGCCGAGGATCTGGCCGCCCAGGTCCAGGCCGCCCAGCCCGACGTGCACCTCTCCACCATCTACCGCAGCCTCGACGCCCTCGAGCAATTGGGCCTGGTGGACCATGTGCACCTGGGCCACGGGCGGGCCGTCTACCACCTCACCGACGATCCCCATCAACACCTGGTCTGCGAGGAGTGCGGGGTGGTCATCGAGGTGCCCGACAGCACCTTCGGCGAGCTGTCGGAGGAGCTGATGAGCGAGTACGGGTTCGCCCTGCGGCCCAACCACTTCGCGGTGCTGGGGCGCTGCGCCGCGTGCGGCCCGAGCGGGAGCGGCGGCCTCAGCCCCTCGGGCCGATGA
- a CDS encoding heme o synthase, whose amino-acid sequence MSVDALVVPVALRRGLTARVGAYLALTKPRIIELLLVTTLPTMVVAARGIPSGWLVLATLAGGALAAGGANAVNMYVDRDIDALMKRTRNRPLVTGAVTPRAALIFAITLEVAAFAELWSAVNLLSAVLAVSATLFYVFVYTLWLKRTSKQNIVIGGAAGAVPVLVGWSAVTGRLALAPVVLFAVIFLWTPPHFWALAVRYRDDYAAADVPMLPVVTSLRVTAWRIVGYTAALWVASLVLVPVAHLGWLYLSTAVILGGVFLGRAIGLVRSASPGQAMRLFGYSITYLTVLFVAMAADQLILR is encoded by the coding sequence ATGTCCGTCGACGCGCTGGTCGTGCCCGTGGCGCTGCGGCGCGGCCTGACCGCCCGGGTCGGCGCCTACCTGGCGCTGACCAAGCCGCGGATCATCGAGCTGCTCCTGGTGACCACCCTGCCGACGATGGTCGTGGCGGCCCGGGGCATCCCCTCCGGATGGCTCGTCCTGGCCACCCTGGCCGGGGGGGCGCTGGCGGCCGGTGGGGCCAACGCCGTGAACATGTACGTCGACCGCGACATCGACGCCCTGATGAAGCGGACGCGGAACCGACCCCTGGTGACGGGGGCGGTGACGCCGCGGGCGGCGCTGATCTTCGCCATCACCCTGGAGGTGGCGGCGTTCGCCGAGCTGTGGTCGGCGGTCAACCTGCTCTCGGCCGTCCTGGCCGTGAGCGCCACCCTGTTCTACGTTTTCGTCTACACGCTGTGGCTCAAGCGGACGTCGAAGCAGAACATCGTCATCGGTGGGGCGGCGGGGGCGGTGCCGGTCCTGGTGGGCTGGTCTGCCGTCACGGGACGGTTGGCGCTGGCTCCCGTCGTTCTGTTCGCGGTGATATTCCTCTGGACGCCGCCGCACTTCTGGGCCCTGGCCGTCCGATACCGCGACGACTACGCCGCCGCCGACGTGCCGATGCTCCCTGTCGTCACCTCCCTGCGGGTGACGGCCTGGCGCATCGTCGGCTACACCGCGGCCCTGTGGGTCGCCTCCCTGGTGCTGGTCCCGGTGGCCCACCTCGGATGGCTGTACCTGTCGACGGCCGTGATCCTCGGCGGGGTGTTCCTCGGCCGGGCCATCGGCCTGGTCCGCTCCGCCTCGCCCGGCCAGGCCATGCGGCTCTTCGGCTACTCGATCACGTACCTCACCGTGCTGTTCGTGGCCATGGCGGCGGACCAGCTGATCTTGCGTTGA
- a CDS encoding COX15/CtaA family protein: MRAPAVSPVAATRVFRVALGALILIVLTGAGVRLTQSGLGCPDWPACSGSRLVAAWHYHAVIEFGNRVVTVAVTLAVLAALAAAWLRVPRRRDLVGLAAGLVAGVVAQAVLGGITVLAKLAPGWVMAHFLLSMAVIAVAVVLVRRSGQPEGERRTRVAPEVVWGGRALVALTAVVLGLGTVVTGSGPHSGAVGVGRLPISARDAAEVHSGLVLMLVGFALAAALLLRSPRVPPDVERNGRVLVYVLGVQGAIGYAQYFSGVPAALVELHVAGALAVWLGVLRLHLSLTARKAVQVVDVPTEAVPVGDGRALAGV, encoded by the coding sequence GTGAGAGCTCCGGCGGTCAGCCCGGTCGCGGCGACGCGTGTGTTCCGGGTGGCGCTCGGGGCTCTGATCCTGATCGTGCTGACCGGGGCCGGCGTCCGGCTCACCCAGTCCGGACTGGGCTGCCCGGACTGGCCGGCGTGCTCGGGTAGCCGGCTGGTGGCGGCCTGGCACTACCACGCCGTCATCGAGTTCGGGAACCGGGTGGTCACGGTGGCCGTGACCCTGGCCGTTCTGGCCGCCCTCGCCGCCGCCTGGCTCCGCGTGCCGCGCCGCCGGGACCTGGTCGGCCTGGCCGCCGGCCTGGTGGCCGGGGTCGTGGCCCAGGCCGTCCTCGGCGGCATCACCGTGCTGGCGAAGCTGGCCCCGGGCTGGGTGATGGCCCACTTCCTCCTGTCCATGGCCGTGATAGCCGTGGCGGTGGTCCTGGTGCGCCGGTCGGGGCAGCCGGAAGGGGAGCGCCGGACGCGGGTCGCCCCCGAGGTGGTGTGGGGGGGACGGGCGCTCGTGGCCCTGACCGCCGTCGTCCTGGGGCTCGGGACGGTGGTGACGGGGTCGGGGCCGCATTCGGGGGCGGTGGGAGTGGGGCGCCTGCCGATCTCGGCCCGGGACGCCGCCGAGGTGCACAGCGGGCTGGTGCTGATGCTGGTGGGCTTTGCCCTGGCGGCGGCGCTGCTGCTGCGCAGCCCGCGGGTGCCGCCGGACGTGGAGCGCAACGGACGGGTGCTCGTGTACGTCCTGGGTGTCCAGGGGGCGATCGGGTACGCGCAGTACTTCTCGGGGGTGCCGGCGGCGCTGGTGGAGTTGCACGTGGCCGGGGCGCTGGCCGTCTGGCTCGGTGTGCTGCGCCTGCACCTGTCGCTCACGGCCCGGAAGGCGGTCCAGGTCGTGGACGTGCCGACGGAGGCCGTGCCGGTGGGGGACGGACGGGCCCTGGCCGGGGTGTGA